The Allorhodopirellula heiligendammensis genome includes a window with the following:
- a CDS encoding PepSY-associated TM helix domain-containing protein yields the protein MSLDTLPESASSAPPIEPIKAPKRKPTATPTSSLYRVMWRWHFYSGALVTPILIIIALTGGLYIFAAEVNDAIHADYLFIAAPADGEVTARASESSPNVPLTRDSSDLIASAKAAVPGTEASRIRFHADNRRNAIVWVEPQNAPKETKDAERNRRRDRSIAVYVDPVTADVRHQATGNTGTESFFRTVLKIHRQLFIGSTGRIIVELTTCWSLVLFLTGVYLWWPRRKEKVRGVWLPRLRGKPYVILRDLHTLAGVYLFPVCMLLIVTGLFYTLIWGESFHLVSKQFFATPTEETQPQRGDEDAKKKPEPYVQPGFTLQAAYDTAASRYPDRDITIDLPSGTTDHYTVSAINDYARGTYGAMNSTGFQIHRDTGEVMAVDDLADNPRYWWHRWAYPLHVGSVIGIISKIIWLGACVILVALPITGIWMWWKRRPAGRSGLPRKPPAGYVSRTVIVSIAMLCLLLPLFGLSVLLILILDRLVSFFRKSPSAAPV from the coding sequence ATGAGCCTCGACACTCTACCAGAATCGGCTTCGTCCGCACCGCCAATCGAGCCCATCAAGGCCCCTAAACGCAAACCAACCGCCACTCCCACGTCGTCACTGTACCGTGTCATGTGGCGGTGGCACTTTTATTCAGGGGCCTTGGTGACGCCCATCCTGATCATCATCGCACTGACGGGCGGACTCTATATTTTCGCCGCAGAGGTCAATGATGCGATCCATGCGGACTATCTTTTTATCGCCGCTCCTGCCGACGGAGAAGTGACCGCGAGGGCGAGCGAGTCTTCTCCCAACGTTCCGTTGACACGCGATAGCAGCGACTTGATCGCGAGTGCCAAAGCAGCGGTCCCCGGCACCGAGGCATCTCGCATCCGCTTTCATGCCGACAATCGCCGCAACGCGATCGTGTGGGTGGAACCACAAAATGCACCGAAGGAGACCAAAGACGCCGAACGCAACCGCCGCCGAGATCGGTCGATTGCAGTTTATGTTGATCCCGTAACGGCTGATGTCCGACATCAAGCGACTGGAAACACGGGGACTGAGTCCTTTTTCCGAACCGTACTCAAGATTCATCGTCAGCTGTTCATCGGCTCGACCGGGCGAATCATTGTCGAGCTGACGACTTGCTGGTCTTTAGTGCTGTTTCTCACCGGTGTCTATCTGTGGTGGCCGCGACGCAAAGAAAAAGTGCGCGGCGTTTGGCTGCCCCGGCTTCGTGGCAAACCGTATGTGATTCTCCGTGATCTGCACACCTTGGCGGGTGTCTATCTGTTTCCGGTATGCATGCTGTTGATTGTCACTGGCCTGTTTTACACCTTAATTTGGGGAGAGTCGTTCCACCTTGTGAGCAAGCAGTTCTTCGCCACACCCACCGAAGAAACACAGCCTCAGCGGGGCGACGAGGATGCGAAGAAAAAGCCGGAACCGTACGTGCAACCCGGATTTACGCTGCAGGCGGCCTATGACACAGCAGCGAGTCGCTATCCGGATCGCGACATCACCATCGACCTGCCCTCAGGGACAACCGACCACTACACGGTTTCTGCGATCAATGATTACGCCCGCGGCACCTACGGAGCCATGAACTCGACCGGCTTTCAGATTCACCGCGATACTGGTGAAGTAATGGCGGTCGATGACCTGGCCGATAATCCACGATACTGGTGGCATAGGTGGGCCTACCCATTGCATGTTGGCAGCGTGATTGGAATTATTTCCAAGATCATCTGGCTCGGGGCCTGCGTGATCCTGGTCGCACTGCCGATTACGGGAATCTGGATGTGGTGGAAACGTCGCCCCGCCGGCCGTAGTGGATTGCCTCGCAAGCCGCCTGCTGGCTACGTGTCTCGCACCGTGATCGTGTCGATCGCGATGCTGTGCTTGCTGTTGCCTTTATTCGGGTTGTCAGTATTGCTGATTCTGATCCTCGATCGTCTGGTGTCGTTCTTTCGGAAGTCACCCAGCGCAGCACCCGTTTAG
- a CDS encoding peroxiredoxin family protein, producing the protein MCAVLHASADGVLRPGSQAPDIDIENWLSDGDGKFAHTTKLMPGSVYVIEFWATWCGPCLGEMQHLSETQEKFADNNVQIISISDEPVETVESFLDKNVLGKDDQTYAELTSNYCLTTDPDGSVLQDYLAAARQTSIPCAFIVGKTGEVEWIGNPVAIDEPLQAIVDGSWDRAAYLKKRELEMAAKQRSKKLSDPPRVATHAGDQSVDIFRQLEAENRRHADAVRAILGQAMGRAVAAENASAAGAAAEHHDGAPAGHDDHEHHDAVRRTTIPPFARARDVKVFTPQPSPKGQAPRVETDRDRNQEKK; encoded by the coding sequence ATGTGCGCGGTTCTCCACGCTTCAGCTGATGGCGTGCTCAGGCCAGGCTCTCAAGCCCCCGACATTGATATTGAAAATTGGTTGAGCGATGGGGACGGCAAATTTGCTCACACGACCAAGCTCATGCCTGGATCGGTATATGTGATCGAATTTTGGGCGACCTGGTGCGGACCTTGTCTTGGAGAGATGCAACACCTCAGTGAAACTCAGGAAAAGTTTGCGGACAACAATGTGCAGATCATTAGTATTAGTGATGAGCCTGTAGAAACCGTTGAGAGCTTCCTCGACAAAAACGTTCTTGGTAAAGATGACCAGACCTATGCAGAATTGACCAGCAATTACTGTCTGACAACGGATCCCGACGGTTCAGTCTTGCAGGATTACCTTGCGGCGGCACGACAAACGAGTATTCCGTGTGCGTTCATTGTCGGCAAAACGGGCGAGGTTGAATGGATTGGAAACCCGGTGGCGATTGATGAGCCACTGCAAGCGATCGTTGACGGGAGTTGGGATCGAGCCGCCTACCTGAAAAAACGTGAGCTCGAAATGGCGGCCAAGCAACGGAGCAAAAAGCTCAGTGACCCGCCCAGAGTTGCCACGCATGCCGGAGATCAAAGCGTCGACATTTTTCGTCAATTGGAGGCGGAAAACCGACGTCATGCGGATGCGGTCCGAGCCATTTTGGGACAGGCAATGGGGCGGGCGGTTGCAGCGGAGAACGCTTCAGCAGCGGGGGCAGCAGCTGAGCACCATGACGGAGCCCCTGCAGGGCACGATGACCACGAACATCATGACGCGGTGCGTCGAACCACGATTCCCCCATTCGCGCGGGCGCGGGACGTTAAGGTTTTTACCCCACAACCTTCGCCAAAGGGACAAGCTCCGCGGGTGGAAACAGATCGCGACCGGAACCAGGAAAAGAAGTAA
- a CDS encoding family 16 glycoside hydrolase, translating into MTKTFLTLTLLIPFALSSAIRADDNGTLIFSDDFERTESQEITDEVGNGWGTNSKSRAGGHKQVDLKNGAMHIKMHPTADHAVSVTHPAEFRDGVVELRFMLENDTDRLGLDFADLKFKGVHAGHLFKVDVTTKFVQINDMKSGNMNMKFYDAKKAKELTAEQLTFLKTTIKKFPTKIAQGEWHELTVRIVGEQVTASVDGTEVAKFTAPGFAHPTKRMLRLAVPHSAVVDDVKIYSLAN; encoded by the coding sequence ATGACCAAAACATTCTTGACTTTGACGCTCCTGATCCCTTTCGCACTCTCGAGCGCTATCCGCGCCGACGATAACGGCACGCTGATTTTCAGTGACGATTTCGAGCGAACGGAGTCGCAGGAAATAACGGACGAGGTTGGGAATGGTTGGGGGACCAACAGCAAGTCACGTGCGGGCGGACACAAGCAGGTCGATTTAAAGAACGGTGCCATGCACATCAAAATGCATCCCACCGCCGACCACGCTGTTTCGGTGACCCACCCCGCTGAGTTTCGAGACGGCGTCGTTGAACTGCGGTTCATGTTGGAAAATGACACCGATCGACTCGGCCTCGACTTCGCCGATCTGAAGTTCAAAGGCGTTCACGCGGGGCACTTGTTCAAAGTCGACGTGACGACCAAGTTTGTTCAGATCAACGACATGAAGAGCGGCAACATGAACATGAAGTTCTATGATGCCAAGAAAGCCAAGGAGCTGACGGCGGAGCAGTTGACGTTTCTCAAGACGACGATCAAAAAGTTTCCTACCAAGATTGCCCAAGGCGAATGGCACGAACTTACGGTGCGGATTGTAGGCGAGCAGGTGACGGCCTCGGTCGATGGTACGGAGGTCGCGAAGTTCACCGCTCCGGGTTTTGCTCATCCCACCAAGCGTATGCTGCGTCTGGCGGTACCGCACAGCGCCGTGGTCGACGACGTGAAAATATACTCACTCGCGAACTGA
- a CDS encoding helix-turn-helix domain-containing protein: MTLSDLSPSDMEVLANMVADRVADRMSNRRKLLNRNELSEVIGVSVPKLDTMLRDGELPVIRVGRKVLFDPHAVIAHLANQSRGA; the protein is encoded by the coding sequence ATGACACTCTCGGATTTGAGTCCATCCGACATGGAAGTGTTGGCCAATATGGTCGCGGACCGTGTGGCCGATCGCATGTCGAACCGGCGGAAGCTACTCAACCGCAATGAATTGTCCGAGGTGATCGGCGTATCGGTGCCGAAGCTGGACACAATGTTGCGGGATGGTGAGCTGCCCGTCATTCGTGTCGGTCGGAAAGTGCTATTCGATCCCCATGCCGTGATTGCCCATTTGGCCAATCAATCGAGGGGGGCGTGA
- a CDS encoding DUF1559 domain-containing protein gives MNLGPKTPLHLLVRTARLRAAFTLVELLVVIAIIGVLVGLLLPAVQSAREAARRMQCSNSMRQVSLAMHNYHDTYQKFPTSQTSEVAVWSVSILPQLEAASVADLYDDALDWDEGVNLDLATQMPTVYQCASNPSAGGTLSGNGFQTTDYSVLRNATDWDKYESLFQRNKFRSMRDIIDGTSSTCMIYESAGRSDWYVQHRQNPLSTGYTHTWGTDKPAWSSSGNAGWMFSCAVDMSPSGGEMTAVYWSAGNRVLNVSNWFGAPYSFHTGGIQMGMADGSVRFIGESIAFDTLKAMTSINGGEVVGEF, from the coding sequence ATGAATTTAGGTCCTAAAACACCGTTGCATCTTTTGGTACGCACCGCCCGCCTCCGGGCCGCCTTCACCCTGGTCGAACTGCTCGTCGTGATCGCGATCATTGGGGTGCTGGTTGGTTTGCTGTTGCCCGCCGTGCAGAGCGCTCGCGAGGCAGCCCGCCGCATGCAATGCAGCAACAGCATGCGACAGGTCAGTCTCGCGATGCACAACTACCACGACACCTATCAGAAGTTCCCCACCTCACAAACCTCCGAGGTCGCAGTTTGGTCAGTTTCGATTCTGCCACAGTTGGAGGCCGCCAGTGTCGCCGACCTGTACGACGACGCATTGGACTGGGACGAAGGTGTTAATCTTGACCTCGCGACTCAGATGCCGACGGTTTATCAGTGTGCGTCAAACCCATCGGCTGGCGGAACACTGAGCGGCAACGGATTTCAAACGACCGATTACTCGGTGCTCCGAAACGCCACGGACTGGGATAAGTACGAGTCGCTTTTCCAACGGAATAAGTTCCGCTCAATGCGAGACATCATCGATGGCACGTCCTCGACATGCATGATTTACGAGTCAGCGGGTCGAAGCGATTGGTACGTCCAACACCGCCAAAACCCCCTCTCAACCGGATACACCCACACCTGGGGAACTGACAAACCGGCATGGAGCTCAAGCGGGAACGCGGGCTGGATGTTCTCCTGTGCCGTCGACATGTCACCAAGTGGCGGTGAAATGACAGCGGTCTATTGGTCCGCTGGCAATCGAGTTCTCAATGTCAGCAACTGGTTCGGCGCACCCTATTCATTCCACACCGGTGGCATCCAAATGGGCATGGCTGATGGATCCGTCCGCTTCATTGGCGAAAGCATCGCGTTTGACACGCTCAAGGCCATGACCTCCATCAACGGTGGCGAAGTGGTAGGAGAGTTTTAG